The Heliorestis convoluta genome includes the window GGTCAGAAAAATTCAAACCGTGAACAGAATCCACTACGGTCTATGGTGGGTTCTCCTAGTTGAACAACCCTGGTAAATCAATAGAAATTTGCTAATGCTTTTTATTGATTCGCTTAACTTCACGGTCAAAGTCGCTTTCAAATTTGCGGTCCTGAACAATCCTGAATTTTTCATACTCTGCTTCTGCTAGTTCTTTAGCAACTTTTGCTGAAACTTTTCCCGCATTATTTAATATCTCATAATCATTAAATTGTAGGAATGCATCAAGACGCTTGATCCAATCTACCATGTTCATTGGGACTTGACGCTCTGCTTGCAGTTCAGCATAGTCTAAGTACATTGTAACTATTCTATTAAGTTGTTTTAACTCATCTTCTCTTAAATAATTCTTTGCAACACCCACATCGGATTTTAGAATCTTGCCTTCTGGTGCATTTTTCCATGTGGTTAACCCCATGTTTGGCTGACTACTATCTGCGCGTGAATTTATAATCTCTGCTGCGGTATGACCAGTAATAGCCCAATGAAGTTTATTTTGTACAGTGGCGTAAAAGTCTTTTGTTATTGAAGCATTAGGATCGTAATCAATAGAACATTGAGCGTAAATATCTGTAATTTTTTGATAAAATCTTCTTTCAGAAGCACGTATTTCCCTGATGCGTTCCAATAATTCTTCAAAATAATCTTTACCCCAATGCTGGCCTTGCTTTAGCCTTCTGTCATCTAAAGCAAAACCTTTAGTAATATATTCACGTAATATTTCCGTAGCCCAAATACGAAACCTAGTAGCTTGATAAGAGTTTACACGGTATCCTACTGCTATAATGGCATCGAGATGATAAAATTGAGTTTTATAAGTTTTGCCGTCTTCTGCAGTATGTGCAAATTTTGCACATACTGAATTCTTGTCAAGTTCACCTTCGGCAAAGATATTACTTAGGTGTTTAGTTATAACGCTGCGATCAACACCAAAGATTTCTGCCATACGTTTTTGAGAAAGCCAAAGCGTTTCATCCCTAAATAAAACCTCAACCTTCATATCACCTTCCGAGGTGGTGTAAAATATAATCTCATGAGAATCAGTCACTCTATTGAACTCCTTCCCGTATTTAATCGTAATATTTACAATAGTTTTTAAGCAAAACATAAATTTGTTAGATAATTAGTTTGACACTTTTTGCCATGTTCCTGCATGGTGGAATGAATAATACGGCTTAAATTTGATTATGGTGGTCCGAACTATTCGTTCTTAATTAGCAAAGATAATAGAATAGACTAAAGTTAGAGTTAAAGTTAGGCTGGATAGACATAAGCTATTAAATATGTAATAGGAAGAAACTCGTCACAAAGCTCATCACCTTAACTGGTGGTGGGCTTTTTTTTGATCTATAAAGCATACTCATGCACAACCATATTCCGGGCAAAAAAGGGCAAGATCAGCACTACATATAGTGTCTTGGAGCAAATCTTGATACTAGATATAGTGATTTTATCCTTGGATCATCAAGGGGGCACTTGAACATATTCGCATGCTCAAAGGACTCCCCAACCCCGTGCATATCTTTTTTGAAAAAGAGAGCATCAACACAGAAGATGAAAAAAGTGAAATAATGCTAACCATATTAAGCACCTTGGCTCAAGAAGAAGCTAGAAATATTTCAGAGAACGTAAAATGGGGCTTCAGAAAGTTAGCCGAGCGAGGGATCGTGAAAGTACCGGGCTATCTCTTTTATGGATTCGACTCTGATGAGAATGGGAACTGGATTATCAACGAAGAACAGGCGAAAGTGATTAGAAGGATTATCGATGAATACCTAAAGGGCCAAAGCTATAGAGCGATCGCCAAAGGTTTAACAGAAGATGACATATTGAGCCCCGGTGGCAAGAAAGCATGGAACGCGACAACCATAAAGGATATTTTGCGTTCAGAGAAAAATGTGGGCCATGTCACATTTCAAAAAACCTTCGTTACTGATTACCTTTCATCAAAGCGTAAAAGAAATGAAGGAGAACTGCCGCAATACATTATCGAAAATCATCATACACCCATCATTGAACAGGAAGTATATGAAGCGGTTCAGCAGGAGATGGAACGACGAAGAAATCATGAGAAAAAAGAAACGAGGCATAAAAGTGAATTCTTTAATGTTCTTTACTGCGCTCACTGTGGAAGCCTAATGTGGCACAACTTTTCGAGTTCAAAAATGATAGATGGTAAACGAAAGAAGTACCATTACTGGAGATGTGCCGCAGCGTCAGGAGACGTATTTACGATAAAGTGTGAAGTAAAAAGTTACCGAGAAGAGATACTAAAACAAACCTTTATGACTATGCTAAAGGAAATGAAAGAAAACCCACAGCTATCCATTGAAGCAAAGGGAGCCATAAAAGAAATGGACCTCAATGAAGAAGAGCAAAAACACATGGACAATCTGCACCATGACAAAAAAGAACATTACAATGAGCTCTACAATATCGTTGAAGAACTAGGCGTTATTGATACCCAAAGCCCAGAGATACAGGAAAGGACAGACAAAATCATCGCCCTTGAAAAAGAGCTAGAAGGGTATAACGAAAGAATAGAAAAAGCGAAAGACATGCAAAAGGAGCTAGATTGGCTATTGGCAGAGTTAAGTCAACTCCAAAGAATCACAAAGAAGTCAAAATTCCGAGATGATATATTCCGGCGACTTATCAAACGTGGGGAAGTCTACGCAGACGGCCGCATTGTTTACGACCTTAGCTTGGGGATAAAATGGACGGCCTATGGCGCTGAGCAGAAGATGCCGAAAAGTAAGGATAGGAATAGGAAGTGAGGGGATTGAAAAAACCACCGAGTTAGCCTCTAGGGTTTAGATGGCTACTTGGTGGTTTTTTTCTGTATAATAGTATTAAGGTTATTAGGTACGCGATGTGTCAGAGAAAAATTAAGATGACTCGGTCCTGTAAGAATGGTAGCGGGGAAAGAAACACTGTTTTAATATGCCAAGAGGGAGGCAACTTCAGAAAAAACTCTCAAACAGAAGGATTTCAGATGTTTTCCAAAGAAAAAATAACCAAAGGAATATACACTATACATCAAGCTTGAGGCAACTTAAATTAATTGAGGTGAGAGCGTTGAAGTGGCAAGAAGTGCGTTCATTGTATCCCAATCAATTTGTAAAATTACAAGTATTGAAGTCTCGGTTAGAAGGTACGCAGGAAATCATAGAGGACATGGCTGTAGTCGGTATGGTTCCAGATGCCAATGCAACTCGTGAATTATTACAGTCAAAAGGCGAATATCTCGTGTATCACACCAGCCATGAGGAAATTGTCCTAAAGGTTCGTGGCGCCATTGGCTTGAGAGGAAAAGTAAGTTATGCAGATTAAGTATCGTGACGGTTTATTGTTTGTGTCAATAAAGCTTGTTTATCAAGGTAGGTCTAAAGTAATTGATAATATGGTTATCGATACAGGATGTTGCTTCTCACCTAATTTGTCGGAACCCTTCTCACTGACAATATCGTGAAAAACATAACGCCTACCTGCCACCTGCATGAGAGGTGAAGCGACACTCATTTTTACGGAACCGCCATTCAATGTGGATATTGTGAATAATGTGAATATCCCGCCAAGCCAAAAAAGACCTGGCGGGATTTGTATTGTTCAACCAATGCCCTGAACACCTCGTTGACGTGCCATATCTGCTAAGATACGACCAATCTGACTTTCTTCCACAATATCGGTTTGCGTCCGTTCGGCATCAAAGAGTGCCAATGTGCAAATGTGATTAATCATTCGAGGAATGCCTCGAGTGGAGGCATATATCTGTCGAATCGCTCCAGTTGCAAACAGAGGCGTTGTTCTTTGGGCAATCTCCATTTGGTGACGAATATAAGAAGATGTTTCCTCTTCATTGAAGCCATTAAGGTGATATTGAAGACTGACTCGTTGCGCAATGGCATCGTAGCGATTTTTCCGCAAGGTAATTCGCAGTTCCGGCTGTCCGACCAGTATCAAAGATAATAGAGAGCGAGCATCCATACTGCTGTTCAAAATATATCGCAATTCTAGCAGCATGGCTGGCGTTACGTCTTGGGCTTCGTCGATGATCACGACCAGTTCTTTGTCGCGGGCAACTTGGGCCAGTCTTTCTTGAAAGCGACGCTTTGCTTTGGTTACACCAAAAGGGACTTCTTCCCCAAGGTGTCGAAGCATCGATTCGTAGAAGTCACGAGGTTTCATATCAGCTTGACAGAGATAGGATACAGAAAAGCGCATTGTGTCTAAACTATCTACCAGTTGTCGAATCAAAGTAGACTTACCACTACCTACCTCTCCTGTTAGCACACCCAAAATACGACGCTCCACCATAAGTTGAAGACGAGCAAAGCCTTCTCGGTGAGCAGCAGATTGGAAGAGTTTGTTCGAAGATAGCTCTCGAGAAAAGGGGTCTACGGTTCCTTGCAGAGTTTGTACTTCCATCATTGTTCTCACCTCTTGCAGTCACTGGCTTTGCTACAGTAAAACCGATATCGTTCCATTGTTGCCGGCGCTCCGTTTCGGCCACTTGAAAGAAATCGATACCCGATGAAGAACTTTTCTCTAAAGATGGGCTCTCTTTTTTAGAACCACCCGATGTTCTAGAAGGATCGGTACGTACTCCTTTGTGGTAGGAACTTTCTAGAACCAAGGGTTTGGCATTGTTTTTTCGCTCTCCATCAAGCCAAACCTGGATCATAGAGAGGTCAAAAGGATCAAATCGAAGGATGACCTTTTCTCCACAGAGCTCCGAGTCAACAGTATAGATATTGCCAAAAACATGGACACAAGAGGTTTTATCGACCTTTCTTTGTTCTTGCCACAGAAAGACTTCCGTCAAGTCAACAGGACTAATTCGTCGAGGTGTTCGCTTTATTTGCTTTAATCGTTCTTGAGGCGACATTTTAGTGGCACCGTGTCGACGTAAATGATAGTAGCCGTCGAGCCAGGCATACCAGGCTTTATTCAGATCATCTAAGGTCCGAAGCTGGCCCGCTTCAATAGCACCGTATGCTTCAGGCTTGAAGCTACTATCAACAAATTGGAAGAACTTCTCAACTTTACCACGCCCCTGGGGACGGTACGGGCGACTGTGAATTAATTGAATCGCAAGACGTCCACAGATCCGTGCAAGATGATGAGACGAGAAGACGGCTCCGTTATCAACATAAAATTTCTCGGGCAATCCATGCTTTAGAATAGCTTTTTTAAGGCTATCTTCCATCCGAGGTAACTTTTCATCGAAGTAAAACTGGCTATGTACAATGTAACGACTGCGATCATCAAGGATGACAAAAAGGATGGCTTTACGGCGCTTTTTGCTGTCATTGGGATCGGGGATATAAAGCGTATGTTGAAAGTCTGCCTGCCAGAGCTGGTGGACATCTTCGGCTTCAAAACGCCGATGCTCTTGCGGTATCGATATTTTTTCGCGCGAGACACCCGAACGTGTAAGATACCTTGCCAGTGTGCTTGCAGCTACTGTGCCTGGTTCTGTAATGCCACCTTTTTCTAACAGGTAAATAATTTGGGCTACAGACCGTTCAGGGCGTTCTTTGCGCAATGCAATTGCTTTATCTACAATGTCTGAAGCGATAGCGTTGTAGGCTTTGGGACGACTCTTTGGCTTTAGACCTTCCCAACCCAATTGACGATAGGCCGCAATGTATCGTTCTAGCGTGCGCACGCCAATTCGACACTTGTCACTTCCAGGAATGGTGTAACTTTGTGCCGCAATTTCTTTCAGTATTTGTGTTTGTTCCCCCACTGGCATGGCTGTTTGTCGTGAAACAATCGGGGCAATGAGGCTGTAGCGAAAAGCCGCGACTTGCTCTGCATGAAAATCTTCCACTAAACTTTCCCTCCGTCTGTCGGTTTTTGACGGATTTTCCGTCTCCCCTCATTTTCGCGTAAAGGTAGATTTTTTTCGACGGACAGGTTTTGTGGGATTTATAGGGCGCTCAAACCAAGTCTTATTTTTTTTGGCTTTGAATCCACTGCAGTAAACCGCCACTCAATCTTTTGTCTTTTTGCAGGCACTCTTGCCATAAACAGAGTAGCCACCCTAGGTTTGTTCGCGGTTTTTTTGCTCCGATGGGCAGGTCTAGGAAAGGATATCGTTGTAATAGAAGTGCTCTGGTATCATTTCCCCATTGTTTTTCCCACTTTTTCCAGTGGGTAAGCCAACGTCTCACCGTTTTTACACTGTAAGAACTGGTACCGGCGATTGTTGTATCTGCAATCTTTTCTTGACTTTGACCTTCGCTTTCTTGTTCGATGGCCTTTTCTTGGATATCCAGTCCAGCTGTCTGATGAGGCAGCATAAAACAAGGTAGCAACCCCGCTGTTTTTTTGCATTGGGGACAACGAAAACGATAAATCCAGAGCTGATATACCGCTTCTATCGTGTAAAGGGTGCGATGAAAACGACCGTGCTTATGCAAGATTCCTTGCCATTGACATTTTAAACAACAGGTCGGGCGATGTTCTGCTGGACAGCTCTCGCTGAAAATTTCTAAATAAGTCTGGACAGATGCTATTTTTTCTAGTACGATCATATTGCTCTTGTAGCAGCCGTTGAAACGTGGTTGGCAGACCTTAGGCGTTTCAACGGCTTTTTGCTTTCTATTTAATTTCTCTTTCGGCCTAGACCAAATTGATTGACATATCAATTAAGTTGTTCACATGACATCCATTTTCCCATAACCCGACAGGGTAGACAAGAAAAAGCACTCATTTTACCGTCATGTAAAATGAGTGCTAACAACAGGAGCCGCTAAAACACTTATTTCTCAAAATGCAGTCGATGATATCGATTTACGAGTAGAAAGCGGAGATCATATTGTCACATACTACGGCATTGGTGGTAAAGAGCATGCATATACGAAGCAAGTTGACTCAATTCATATAGGCTCTTTGCAGTTAAAAGATTATAAGCTGGACTTTAGTGGAATGGATTACGAAGGTATCGATGGCTTATTAGGGCTTGATGTTTTACTAGATGCTGGCTTTATCATAGATCTTAAAAAACTAGAGATGTATCGCTAAGTAGAAAAGCAAATTTAATGGGAAAGGTGTCTCTGATGAGCAAAATTTACATTTGTTCTACGCACCGTGATACAAAGGCAAAAGTTATTCTTGAATTGCCTACAAGCGAAGAAGCAAAACAAGCCCTGCAACGAATTAAAAGGGAAAATCCAAAAATAAGTATCGGTGTTTATGGCTCAAGAGATTTAGCAACATTCAAACGAACACAACGGGCTTTAAAATCACCTACATTAGTTAAGTCAGTAGATGATTTCTTGGAAGCCATGAACGAAAAGGAAATGGAAACCGTTTAACCTAGAACCTCTATATTAGTGATCAAGTTGGTGACTAAGCCAGTGATCAAGCTGATGAAAAAAATGATGGACTACAGAATTACTGGAGTTTTGTACTTATCCGTATAGGGCTTAAAATGGTTTTAGAAACAGAGGCGTCGAAAAGGTTGGTCTGTACTTGGTTTGAGGGAGTGATCGTATGAAACCCAAAAAACTTTCTCGGGATGAGATACTCAAACTGGAAAGTGCAGTGGACGATGGTGTGTATGTTGCTCCTTCAAAAATATCTGATAAGCAAGAAATGGAAACGAAAAAGCTTATCGAAAAAATGAAAAATGCAAAAAACAGGCAAGATACCTAACCTAAGATATCTTGCGTGAACTGAACCCACTAAGGTCATGAGGACCAGGGTGGGTCTTTTCGTTTTCAGGGAGGCTCTTTTGCGCCCCAAAAAATCAAAATTAAGTAACTCTAAAGAAGCTCATCACCTTAACCGGTGGTGGGCTTTTATTTTTTTATCTACGAAGCATATTCATGCAAAATTATTTTTCTTGGAAAAAAGGCCAGATCAACACTACATCTAGTAGCTTGAAATCCAGCCCGATACTATACCTAGGTTTTTTATCTAAATCGGATCATGGGGCGCCGTACTCTGCCAGAAGTCAGTCACCATAGACTTCCTGAACCACAAGCGCGTCCCCAACCGAGATATCTTGCCACAATACTACATTAAGGACCACCACCCGGCCATTATATCGGAAGAAGAATTCCAAGCCGTTCAACAGGAGATCAAACGCCGATATAACATGCGCAAAGATCCCGATGGCAAGTATCGAATGAACTATAGTGGAAAAGCCTCTTTTTCCAATAAACTTTTCTGCGGCCATTGCGGCAGGCCTGTGGTCAGACGCAGACTAACATCCCAAACAAATGGCGAGAAGTATCTTTTCTCAGCCTGGCAATGTCGAGTACCGGTAGGGAGAGACCCAGACTTTAAAGGTTGCAATGGAAGGTACGTTTGGGAGATTGATTTAGAAGATTGTTTCACAGAGCTTCTCCGTGAAATGCGCAACAATAGGGATGAAGTTATCGCAGATGCAGAGCAGGCCATAGCAGATAAAAGGTTATCGGAAAAGGAGATTCAAGGCTCAGTAGTTACATTGTAAAAAGGTGACCTTAAAAAACCCCACCTTAAAACTAAGATGAGGTTCGATAAATCAGGTGATTGAACCGATGGCAAATTATCGGACTAGGTAAAAAAATGAGATAGAGAGGCGCACGAAGAAGAAATAGCACCCCACCGAGTCGGTTTTAATGTACCTGATTTGGTGGTTTTTTAGTTGTAGAAAAATATTACGTATTTGTCTAAAAAGGTAGAATTCATGTACAAGTTTAGTATAATTAAAAGTAGGAAAAAAAAGATGGCTCAGCCTGCAATAACGGTAGCGGGGAAAAGCCATCTTTTTCGTACAAATGTTTCCAGCCCTGCAATATCGGCAGCGGGGAAAGAAACACTGTCTTTAATTTAGTTGCTGTACAAATATCTTATAGCTTCTATATCCTATTGTCAACAGAAAGGTTAAAAAATATAACAGGGGGTTCTTATGAACTATCTAATATATTTTGATGAGAGCAATAAAATAGATCAATCT containing:
- a CDS encoding virulence RhuM family protein, whose product is MKVEVLFRDETLWLSQKRMAEIFGVDRSVITKHLSNIFAEGELDKNSVCAKFAHTAEDGKTYKTQFYHLDAIIAVGYRVNSYQATRFRIWATEILREYITKGFALDDRRLKQGQHWGKDYFEELLERIREIRASERRFYQKITDIYAQCSIDYDPNASITKDFYATVQNKLHWAITGHTAAEIINSRADSSQPNMGLTTWKNAPEGKILKSDVGVAKNYLREDELKQLNRIVTMYLDYAELQAERQVPMNMVDWIKRLDAFLQFNDYEILNNAGKVSAKVAKELAEAEYEKFRIVQDRKFESDFDREVKRINKKH
- a CDS encoding recombinase family protein, with translation MHIFFEKESINTEDEKSEIMLTILSTLAQEEARNISENVKWGFRKLAERGIVKVPGYLFYGFDSDENGNWIINEEQAKVIRRIIDEYLKGQSYRAIAKGLTEDDILSPGGKKAWNATTIKDILRSEKNVGHVTFQKTFVTDYLSSKRKRNEGELPQYIIENHHTPIIEQEVYEAVQQEMERRRNHEKKETRHKSEFFNVLYCAHCGSLMWHNFSSSKMIDGKRKKYHYWRCAAASGDVFTIKCEVKSYREEILKQTFMTMLKEMKENPQLSIEAKGAIKEMDLNEEEQKHMDNLHHDKKEHYNELYNIVEELGVIDTQSPEIQERTDKIIALEKELEGYNERIEKAKDMQKELDWLLAELSQLQRITKKSKFRDDIFRRLIKRGEVYADGRIVYDLSLGIKWTAYGAEQKMPKSKDRNRK
- a CDS encoding ExeA family protein — encoded protein: MLTGEVGSGKSTLIRQLVDSLDTMRFSVSYLCQADMKPRDFYESMLRHLGEEVPFGVTKAKRRFQERLAQVARDKELVVIIDEAQDVTPAMLLELRYILNSSMDARSLLSLILVGQPELRITLRKNRYDAIAQRVSLQYHLNGFNEEETSSYIRHQMEIAQRTTPLFATGAIRQIYASTRGIPRMINHICTLALFDAERTQTDIVEESQIGRILADMARQRGVQGIG
- a CDS encoding DDE-type integrase/transposase/recombinase, with the translated sequence MEDFHAEQVAAFRYSLIAPIVSRQTAMPVGEQTQILKEIAAQSYTIPGSDKCRIGVRTLERYIAAYRQLGWEGLKPKSRPKAYNAIASDIVDKAIALRKERPERSVAQIIYLLEKGGITEPGTVAASTLARYLTRSGVSREKISIPQEHRRFEAEDVHQLWQADFQHTLYIPDPNDSKKRRKAILFVILDDRSRYIVHSQFYFDEKLPRMEDSLKKAILKHGLPEKFYVDNGAVFSSHHLARICGRLAIQLIHSRPYRPQGRGKVEKFFQFVDSSFKPEAYGAIEAGQLRTLDDLNKAWYAWLDGYYHLRRHGATKMSPQERLKQIKRTPRRISPVDLTEVFLWQEQRKVDKTSCVHVFGNIYTVDSELCGEKVILRFDPFDLSMIQVWLDGERKNNAKPLVLESSYHKGVRTDPSRTSGGSKKESPSLEKSSSSGIDFFQVAETERRQQWNDIGFTVAKPVTARGENNDGSTNSARNRRPLFSRAIFEQTLPICCSPRRLCSSSTYGGASYFGCANRRGR
- a CDS encoding DUF6431 domain-containing protein — its product is MHKHGRFHRTLYTIEAVYQLWIYRFRCPQCKKTAGLLPCFMLPHQTAGLDIQEKAIEQESEGQSQEKIADTTIAGTSSYSVKTVRRWLTHWKKWEKQWGNDTRALLLQRYPFLDLPIGAKKPRTNLGWLLCLWQECLQKDKRLSGGLLQWIQSQKK
- a CDS encoding aspartyl protease family protein, with amino-acid sequence MLTTGAAKTLISQNAVDDIDLRVESGDHIVTYYGIGGKEHAYTKQVDSIHIGSLQLKDYKLDFSGMDYEGIDGLLGLDVLLDAGFIIDLKKLEMYR
- a CDS encoding recombinase zinc beta ribbon domain-containing protein translates to MNHKRVPNRDILPQYYIKDHHPAIISEEEFQAVQQEIKRRYNMRKDPDGKYRMNYSGKASFSNKLFCGHCGRPVVRRRLTSQTNGEKYLFSAWQCRVPVGRDPDFKGCNGRYVWEIDLEDCFTELLREMRNNRDEVIADAEQAIADKRLSEKEIQGSVVTL